From the Lathyrus oleraceus cultivar Zhongwan6 chromosome 4, CAAS_Psat_ZW6_1.0, whole genome shotgun sequence genome, one window contains:
- the LOC127136113 gene encoding uncharacterized protein LOC127136113: MVPKVSETEEDSMPDETVGGKPLCYYIMNIGIVEEQKATFERPSPGMMYHLKPLFIRAKVDGITVNKVFVDGGATINLMPHTLFKKMGKGDEDLRQHNMVLSNYEGKTNNIIGVIQVDLSVGTRTCSTLFMVINSKANFNLLLGREWIHGIGVVPSKVHL, encoded by the coding sequence ATGGTACCCAAAGTCTCTGAGACAGAAGAAGATTCCATGCCAGATGAAACGGTTGGAGGGAAACCTTTGTGCTACTACATCATGAATATCGGCATTGTGGAGGAACAAAAGGCCACGTTTGAAAGACCCAGCCCAGGGATGATGTATCATCTAAAGCCTTTGTTCATCAGGGCTAAGGTTGATGGAATAACGGTAAACAAGGTATTTGTTGACGGAGGCGCTACAATCAATCTGATGCCCCATACTCTATTTAAGAAAATGGGAAAGGGTGATGAAGATCTTCGACAACACAACATGGTCCTATCAAACTATGAAGGGAAAACCAACAATATAATTGGTGTTATCCAGGTCGATCTTTCCGTGGGCACAAGAACATGTTCAACACTGTTCATGGTAATAAACTCCAAAGCTAACTTCAATTTACTCCTGGGTCGGGAATGGATCCATGGGATAGGAGTGGTACCTTCGAAGGTTCATCTGTGA